One Leptospira semungkisensis DNA segment encodes these proteins:
- a CDS encoding LIC20035 family adhesin produces MKKILSLTVSISLLASCSSINIGENKGKDAEFQILDPNLRVEKFKETFNIKAEGPVTLDCSGKPCTPDQVSALTPDQIKKFKRNGEWKEYVEKEGTGPDKKKFSVLVRVGTYKDDKRDGIWKTLFETGETLRETPYVAGVKEGEDKKLTKDGTQTESTIYKADKKNGPYWAKTDKGVLTEEGTYTDDKKTGTWKEYYNEDGAKKTVGDYRDGKKNGKESNYYKDGTTLSSEGSYGDDLKVGYWKNYYDNGGVSSEGGYTPKGTGDDKKSLRSGAWKEYYKNGKVFAEGQRDHTRKGDWKFYWSSGNPAYKGAMMNEMMMSSAEVYDKDGQLIGKGKLLFDLLLMDDKTDELKAKFKPDLPFTYYKNGKKTFEIQSETTAIEYDESGAKIGQGPVMPGTNAKNDCWTTSQGKKYYVNGKENAKMGELQGCK; encoded by the coding sequence ATGAAAAAAATTTTATCCCTGACGGTTTCAATTTCTTTGCTAGCAAGTTGTTCTTCTATTAATATAGGAGAAAATAAAGGTAAGGATGCTGAGTTCCAAATTTTAGATCCGAATCTTAGGGTCGAAAAGTTCAAAGAAACTTTTAATATCAAAGCGGAAGGTCCTGTGACTCTGGATTGTTCCGGTAAACCTTGTACTCCGGATCAGGTCAGTGCCTTGACCCCGGATCAAATTAAGAAATTTAAACGCAATGGCGAATGGAAAGAATATGTTGAGAAGGAAGGGACTGGTCCCGACAAAAAGAAATTCTCCGTTCTAGTCCGTGTGGGAACTTATAAAGACGATAAGAGAGACGGCATCTGGAAAACCTTATTCGAGACAGGCGAAACTCTGAGAGAGACTCCTTATGTTGCCGGAGTGAAGGAAGGCGAGGACAAGAAACTCACCAAAGACGGCACTCAAACCGAAAGCACTATCTATAAAGCGGATAAGAAGAACGGTCCATATTGGGCTAAAACCGATAAAGGTGTCTTAACGGAAGAAGGGACTTATACCGACGACAAGAAGACCGGAACTTGGAAGGAATACTATAACGAGGACGGAGCTAAGAAAACCGTCGGAGATTATAGAGATGGCAAGAAGAACGGAAAAGAATCCAATTATTATAAAGATGGAACCACTCTTTCTTCGGAAGGATCGTATGGGGATGACCTAAAAGTAGGATACTGGAAGAACTATTACGATAACGGTGGAGTGTCTTCGGAAGGCGGCTATACTCCTAAGGGAACTGGAGATGATAAAAAATCACTTCGTTCAGGTGCCTGGAAGGAATATTATAAAAACGGAAAGGTATTCGCCGAAGGACAAAGAGATCACACTCGCAAAGGGGACTGGAAGTTCTACTGGAGCAGCGGAAATCCTGCTTATAAGGGTGCGATGATGAACGAAATGATGATGAGCTCCGCAGAAGTGTATGATAAAGACGGGCAGTTGATCGGCAAGGGCAAGCTTTTATTCGACCTTCTCTTGATGGATGATAAGACTGATGAACTGAAAGCAAAGTTCAAGCCTGATCTTCCGTTTACTTATTATAAAAACGGAAAGAAGACTTTTGAGATCCAAAGTGAGACCACCGCGATAGAGTATGACGAGTCCGGAGCGAAGATCGGACAAGGACCGGTTATGCCTGGAACCAATGCAAAGAACGATTGCTGGACTACCTCTCAGGGCAAGAAGTACTACGTGAATGGAAAAGAGAACGCCAAGATGGGCGAATTGCAGGGTTGCAAATAA